One Triticum dicoccoides isolate Atlit2015 ecotype Zavitan chromosome 4B, WEW_v2.0, whole genome shotgun sequence genomic window carries:
- the LOC119295523 gene encoding bifunctional bis(5'-adenosyl)-triphosphatase/adenylylsulfatase FHIT-like: protein MEEPPLYKFGPYKIDAREVFHATPLSYAMVNLRPLLPGHVLVCPKRVVKRFADLSSDETSDLWVTAKGVGAKLEQYHKASSITFAIQDGPQAGQTVAHVHIHVIPRKKGDLEKNDEIYDAIDVKVKEKEMKEKLDLDVERKDRSMEEMAHEATEYLALFS from the exons ATGGAAGAGCCGCCGCTGTACAAGTTCGGGCCGTATAAGATCGACGCGAGGGAGGTCTTCCACGCCACGCCCCTCTCCTACGCCATGGTCAACCTCCGCCCCCTCCTCCCTGGT CATGTCCTCGTGTGCCCCAAACGCGTGGTGAAACGATTTGCTGATCTAAGTTCTGATGAGACTAGTGATTTGTGGGTAACTGCAAAAGGAGTTGGTGCAAAGCTCGAGCAGTACCACAAAGCTTCTTCCATCACATTCGCGATTCAG GATGGTCCTCAGGCTGGCCAAACAGTTGCCCATGTCCACATCCACGTCATCCCCAGGAAGAAAGGAGATTTGGAGAAAAACGATGAAATATATGATGCG ATTGACGTGAAAGTGAAAGAGAAGGAAATGAAGGAGAAGCTTGACCTAGATGTCGAAAGAAAAGATAGAAGCATGGAAGAAATGGCTCATGAGGCCACCGAGTACCTCGCTCTTTTCTCCTAG